A genomic stretch from Bradyrhizobium quebecense includes:
- a CDS encoding zinc ribbon domain-containing protein YjdM, translating to MDASTNCPKCNSEHAYQDGALWVCPECAHEWSADAAAAAETAQEAGVRDAHGNQLTDGDSVVVIKDLKVKGSSSVIKGGTKVRNIRLTEGSDGHNIACKIDGIGAMNLKSEFVKKA from the coding sequence ATGGACGCCTCAACGAACTGCCCGAAATGCAATTCCGAGCATGCCTATCAGGATGGCGCTCTCTGGGTCTGTCCGGAATGCGCCCATGAATGGAGTGCCGATGCGGCGGCTGCTGCCGAGACTGCCCAGGAAGCCGGCGTACGTGATGCGCACGGCAACCAGCTGACCGATGGCGACAGTGTCGTCGTGATCAAGGACCTCAAGGTCAAGGGCTCGTCGTCGGTCATCAAGGGTGGCACCAAGGTCCGGAACATCCGCCTCACCGAGGGGAGCGATGGACACAACATCGCCTGCAAGATCGATGGCATCGGCGCGATGAACCTGAAGTCGGAGTTCGTGAAGAAGGCCTAG
- a CDS encoding carbonic anhydrase — protein sequence MCNDCFHMPRLSRRSLLWGGAAFASAAALSLRDVSAQSAAPQNAISPDEALKRLMDGNARYAANTSANKDYSAGRAARTTAQYPFAAILSCADSRVAPELAFDQAPGDLFVVRVAGNFVNDDGLASLEYTVKFLNTPLVMVLGHTNCGAVDAAIKVLKDKVTLPGHLPQLIHEIKPAVEAAKKNKPDDLLAAAITENIRRGVRRLETARPILSNFVQSGKLKVVGATYDLATGKISPV from the coding sequence ATGTGTAACGACTGTTTCCATATGCCTCGGCTGTCCCGTCGCAGCCTGCTGTGGGGCGGCGCGGCGTTCGCGAGCGCTGCGGCCCTGTCGCTGCGGGACGTTTCGGCGCAATCGGCCGCGCCGCAGAACGCGATCTCGCCGGACGAGGCGCTGAAGCGGTTGATGGACGGCAACGCCCGCTATGCCGCGAACACCTCTGCCAACAAGGACTATTCGGCCGGGCGCGCCGCGCGCACCACCGCCCAATATCCCTTCGCCGCCATCCTGAGCTGCGCCGATTCGCGCGTTGCCCCCGAACTCGCTTTCGACCAGGCGCCGGGCGACCTGTTCGTCGTGCGCGTCGCCGGAAACTTCGTCAACGACGATGGCCTTGCCAGCCTCGAATACACGGTGAAGTTCCTGAACACACCGCTGGTCATGGTGCTCGGCCATACCAACTGCGGCGCGGTCGACGCGGCCATCAAGGTGCTCAAGGACAAGGTCACGCTGCCGGGCCATCTGCCGCAGTTGATTCACGAGATCAAGCCGGCGGTCGAAGCCGCCAAGAAGAACAAGCCGGATGACCTGCTGGCGGCCGCAATCACGGAGAATATCCGCCGTGGCGTTCGCCGGCTCGAAACGGCAAGGCCGATCCTGTCCAACTTCGTGCAATCAGGAAAATTGAAGGTGGTCGGGGCGACCTATGATCTGGCAACCGGCAAGATCTCGCCGGTTTGA
- a CDS encoding putative quinol monooxygenase, whose translation MLTITAVIRAKRGHEATMRQALLDVVEHVRANEPSIVGYHVSQDASDPCVFATYERYLDQAAMDRHNNSPAVAQFFDVAKPILDGDVILVSANEIASVGRVVG comes from the coding sequence ATGTTGACGATCACGGCGGTCATCCGGGCGAAGAGAGGGCACGAAGCGACAATGCGGCAGGCATTGCTCGATGTTGTCGAGCATGTCCGGGCCAACGAGCCATCCATTGTCGGCTACCACGTGTCGCAGGATGCATCGGATCCCTGCGTGTTCGCGACCTACGAGCGATACCTTGATCAGGCGGCCATGGACCGGCACAACAATTCGCCGGCCGTGGCGCAGTTCTTCGATGTGGCGAAGCCTATCCTCGACGGCGATGTGATCTTGGTGTCGGCGAACGAGATTGCGAGCGTAGGGCGGGTGGTCGGCTGA